A window of Roseobacter fucihabitans genomic DNA:
GCCCGGCTGTGCGAGAGCTTCGTATGGGCCACCTGAAGCTTGGCCCGTTCACCACCTATAGTGGCCCAATCTTCGCTCCAGTCAAACTGGAACGCTTCGCCGGGTTGGAATACCAAAGGCACAAACGTGCCGCGTCCAGTTGTTTGCTCCACACGATGCCGGTCTTCACGCCATGCACGGGCAAAAGCGGCCACGCGCGCATAGGATCCCACATAGCCCAACTTCACCAAATCGGCGTGCATCTGCTTCACAGTACGCCGCTCTTTGCGCGATTTGCGTGTCTGAGCCAATAACCATGCAGACAAACGATCCGCATACGGATCAAGGTTACTCGGTCGTTTGGGTGTCTTGAACTTAGGCTCAACAGCGCCCTCTCGCAGGTACTTCTTGATGGTATTGCGAGACAGGCCAGTACGCCGGGCTATCTCACGAATTGGCATCCCTTCACGTAATGCCCAACGTCGAATGACACTTAAAAATCCCATGTCGATCACTCCATATCTCCCCGAACAAAAGCGTCAGGGTAGCGTCGTTACATGGGTCAGTTCTCAGTGAAAATTTATGGGGCTACCGGGTCAGTTCTCAGCGCAAATCAACAGCTCCTGCATTGCAAGCGTTTTCTGTCGATGTTTGCGGTCATTTTCGTCAGTACTGTCGTCTGTCCGGCCTGTTTATGTTTTGGCATTGCCTCCACTGGCCCTGATGAATTCCGCGAGCGAGGTTCCAATCGGCTTATCGACCTCAGAGGGCCGCTGCCATTCCCGGAGTGTCCTTGCTCTTGGTTGACTTAATTCCGCATCATCACTTCAACGTCTTGCATCTCTTAGGCAGTCGGCGCGTTTAGAACGCGGGCTGCCGGTATTCTTGTTTCTTTGTGAGCATCGCCCAGATGGAACGCGCTGCTTTATTTGCCATCGCGACTGTTGCCAGCCGGAACGGTTTCTCCGCGATGATCTTCGCCGTCCACAAATCCACTTTTTCAGGTGAGCGCTTCGCCATTACTGCGCGAGACGTCATGCCCACGACCAGCAGCTTGCGAATGTAGCGGTCGCCAGCCTTTGTGATCTTGCCCAATCGCTCCTTGCCGCCACTGGATTTGTTGAGCGGGGTCAGCCCCAGCCAAGCCGCTAGATCGCGCCCGGTGCGGAATTGTTTTGCGTCGCCGATCGTGGCGACAACGGCCGATGCCGTTATTGGCCCAATTCCTGGCATGCGCATCAATCGACGTGCATCTGCGTTCAGCATCGCGTGCTGCTCGATCATCTTGGAATAGCCCGAGATGCGTTCGTTCAGGCCGATGAATTGGTAACACTGGATGCCGAGCATGCCGTTCGCGATGTCGGGCATGTCCGGGTGATCACCGTCAAGGTGACGTTTTGCGAAAGCTGTAACTGCTTCAATCCCAATCGGCAAAATATGCCCAAACTCGCGCAACAGGCTGCGGATCATGTTGGCCAACTGGGTGCGTTGCCGGACTGCCAAATCCCGAGTGCGATGGATCGACAATAAAGCCTGTTGATCCTCGGTCTTGATCTCAACGAAGCGCATCGTTGGTCGCCTGACTGCCTCGCAAATGGCCTCCGCGTCCGCCGCATCGGTTTTGCCACGCTTTACGTAGGGCTTCACGTAGTTCGCAGGCATCAGCCTTACGTCATGGCCAAGCTTGCGCAACGTGCGACCCCAGTGATGGGCTGATCCACAGGCCTCCATTCCGATCATACAAGGTGGCAGCGTCTCAAAGAACGCCAAAAGCTTCGCACGCTTGATTGCCTTGTTGAAGATCACGCGCCCACTTTCTGAAATACCGTGAACTTGAAAAACATCCTTGGCCAAATCTAGGCCTACTGTCTTAACTGTCATTGGGTGGCTCCTATCCTAGCAGTTGATGATAACTGCACTTTGGCACATTCGATGCCGGTGGAGCAGGAGCCACCCACCTCATCCGGTTAGGGCCGTTACGGCATAAATTCGGGTTACTCATTGAAGGTCTCACCCATCTCAACGACCTCTGCAAAAAGCTTATTCAGCGCGCGCATTTCCATGCCTAATATGAATTCACTGTGATCGGGGGAGCCAAACCCGGCTGCATGAGCTTCCCGGAGAAGATGATCCTCAGCAGCTCTGGCGGCGGCGGCTGTATCAAACTCATACTGCTGATAAAGCGACCAGACGGTCTCGCCCTGGGAGACCCGGCGGTATCGGTTCAACTCCTTCAGGCGGTCTTCGGCCTTTCCTGAACCTACTTTCACCGTCATACCGTGATCATCGTGGATCACCGCAATATACAGCTGGCATCCGGGGGCGACGTCGGCACCGGCTCTCTGCCCCGGTTTCTGATGCCACGCCGAACGCACAGACGTACGGAACGGCTCAGAGCCACGCTCACCGTCGGGAGTCTGCTCCGCGACGCGCAGCGACCGGAAGCGCACAACTTCTTCAGGCGTCATCGGATGTATCGTGGCAGCGCCCTGAATTCCCTTAGCAGCATGGTCAGATATCAGACTGTCATTCGATTCCTGATCGATTACGCGCCAGGTTCTGGAAACGGATATACCGAATGGCCAGCGAAACCGCCCGTCTTCACGGTATTCGTGCGGCCTGATCCGTTCGGCGGCGCGGATTTCCTCAACCATCACCGGTGCACCGGCAATTTCAACTGCACCGGCCACTCTGCCGCGCACGAGCGGGTCAGCGTCGGTCGTGTCGCTTGTCAGATACACTACGATGTCACCGGGTTGCGTAAACTTCAGCACACGATCCCGGATGCGCTCACTGTTGAACGCAAGGGCATCTTTCGCAGGTTCGTCAGGCTGCCCCCAGACTTTCGTCCAGAAAAACCCGGGGCTGATCCTGGCCTCCTTTTCAATGATCAGATACCGTCGCGACATCTGATGGCGCGACGGTTCGATGCCACGGGCGGTGCAATACGCGAGGTAGGCGGCGTCAACTGACCTGTATGCTGCAGACCCGATTTCCAAAGGCGGGCCTGCAATACTCTCAATCCGCTTGCTTGTTATTCCGCCGTCTCTTTCCGAC
This region includes:
- a CDS encoding IS110 family transposase — its product is MTVKTVGLDLAKDVFQVHGISESGRVIFNKAIKRAKLLAFFETLPPCMIGMEACGSAHHWGRTLRKLGHDVRLMPANYVKPYVKRGKTDAADAEAICEAVRRPTMRFVEIKTEDQQALLSIHRTRDLAVRQRTQLANMIRSLLREFGHILPIGIEAVTAFAKRHLDGDHPDMPDIANGMLGIQCYQFIGLNERISGYSKMIEQHAMLNADARRLMRMPGIGPITASAVVATIGDAKQFRTGRDLAAWLGLTPLNKSSGGKERLGKITKAGDRYIRKLLVVGMTSRAVMAKRSPEKVDLWTAKIIAEKPFRLATVAMANKAARSIWAMLTKKQEYRQPAF